In a genomic window of [Empedobacter] haloabium:
- a CDS encoding PAAR domain-containing protein, with the protein MSLKIITVGDMTDHGGTVISGSPNHDIRGKAIARVGDKVACPLVYPGGKPHGINKITSGHDTLTVDGIAVAVEGCTTECGCKLIGSMPATVG; encoded by the coding sequence ATGTCACTGAAAATCATTACCGTGGGCGACATGACCGACCACGGCGGCACCGTCATCAGCGGCTCGCCCAACCACGACATCCGCGGCAAGGCGATCGCCCGCGTGGGTGACAAAGTCGCTTGCCCGCTGGTCTACCCCGGCGGCAAACCGCACGGTATCAACAAGATCACTTCCGGCCACGATACGCTCACTGTGGACGGCATCGCTGTTGCGGTCGAGGGATGTACGACGGAATGTGGCTGCAAGCTGATCGGCAGCATGCCTGCAACGGTCGGTTAA
- a CDS encoding spermidine synthase: MLIKRKSIEKEESSRPASKPAPAKAVAKAAAKAPRKPRFAPVTLSEQEGVRYLHFGTEWVQGAMRIRKPDWPELEYAQQMMAWMLWQDAPRAIAQLGLGTAALTKFCYKTFPAAQVTAVELNPHVIAICQSMFKLPDNDERLHVLEMDALDYVDDPANHGTLDALQVDLYDATARGPVLDTPEFYQGCAACLKEDGIMTVNLFGDHPSYAKNLKAMKFAFAQVIALPQVHDGNVVAIAFRTPRAIDAAALAERAAQIVAQTKLPAKSWVKGVLASQS, encoded by the coding sequence CGTCCAAACCCGCGCCCGCCAAGGCGGTAGCCAAGGCGGCAGCCAAGGCGCCGCGCAAGCCGCGCTTCGCGCCCGTCACGCTGTCGGAACAGGAAGGCGTGCGCTACCTGCACTTCGGCACGGAATGGGTGCAGGGTGCGATGCGCATCCGCAAGCCCGACTGGCCGGAGCTGGAGTACGCGCAGCAGATGATGGCCTGGATGCTGTGGCAGGACGCGCCACGCGCCATCGCCCAGCTGGGCCTGGGCACGGCCGCGCTGACCAAGTTCTGCTACAAGACCTTCCCGGCCGCGCAGGTCACCGCCGTCGAACTCAATCCGCACGTGATCGCGATCTGCCAGTCGATGTTCAAGCTGCCGGACAACGACGAGCGCCTGCACGTGCTGGAGATGGACGCGCTCGACTACGTCGACGACCCGGCCAACCACGGAACGCTGGACGCGCTGCAGGTCGACCTGTACGACGCCACCGCGCGTGGCCCCGTGCTGGACACGCCCGAGTTCTACCAGGGCTGCGCGGCCTGCCTGAAGGAAGACGGCATCATGACCGTCAACCTGTTCGGCGACCATCCCAGCTATGCGAAGAACCTGAAGGCGATGAAGTTCGCGTTCGCGCAAGTGATCGCGCTGCCGCAGGTCCATGATGGCAACGTCGTCGCGATCGCGTTCCGCACGCCGCGCGCCATCGACGCCGCGGCGCTGGCCGAACGGGCCGCGCAGATCGTCGCGCAGACCAAACTGCCGGCCAAGTCCTGGGTCAAGGGCGTGCTGGCCAGCCAGAGCTGA
- a CDS encoding PAAR domain-containing protein: MSLKIITVGDMTDHGGTVISGSPNHDIRGKAIARVGDKVACPLVYPGGKPHGVNKITSGHDTLTVDGIAVAVEGCTTECGCKLIGSMPATIG; this comes from the coding sequence ATGTCCCTGAAAATCATTACAGTCGGCGACATGACCGACCACGGCGGCACGGTAATAAGCGGCTCACCCAATCACGACATCCGCGGCAAGGCGATCGCCCGCGTGGGTGACAAAGTCGCCTGCCCGCTGGTCTACCCTGGCGGCAAGCCGCATGGGGTCAACAAGATCACTTCCGGCCACGATACGCTGACCGTTGACGGCATCGCTGTTGCGGTCGAGGGATGTACGACGGAATGTGGTTGCAAGCTGATCGGCAGCATGCCTGCAACGATTGGTTGA
- a CDS encoding GspE/PulE family protein encodes MPKHLDLQQIFTWLLADGMVDQAHVKAHYKEAQSILRNTAGAMHPLSAVAHCKLVSTKPPHRQLTLDLLTEWLAQRVNLPLFRIDPLKVDFTRVADVMSASYAARFNILPVEITADVLTVATADPFAREWEAEIAKVSRRAIRRVIANPLDIAQYTSQFFALAKSIKDANKSTGQDLALRNNFEQLVEMGKSNRQVDANDQHVINIVDWLWQYAFEQRASDIHLEPKRDIGNIRFRIDGVLHQVYQVPAVVMIAMTARIKLLGRMDVIEKRRPQDGRIKTRTAGGQEIELRLSTLPTAFGEKLVMRIFDPDVVVKTLPELGFPPEDAARWDALTQRPHGIILVTGPTGSGKTTTLYTTLKALATSEVNVCTVEDPIEMVEASFNQMQVQPGIDLSFADGVKALMRQDPDIIMVGEIRDLATAEMAIQAALTGHLVLSTLHTNDAPSAIMRLLELGVPHYLLEATVIGIMAQRLVRTLCPECKTPDGEIPDDIWAGIGGPWDIPKPAPVYRPAGCPDCRQTGYKGRTGIYELLTASPAFNELIEEETDIAALRRQAVADGMKPLRIAGAYKIAEGATTVEEVLKATAALAP; translated from the coding sequence ATGCCGAAACACCTCGACCTGCAACAGATCTTCACCTGGCTGCTGGCCGACGGCATGGTCGACCAGGCCCACGTCAAGGCCCACTACAAGGAGGCGCAGAGCATCCTGCGCAATACGGCCGGCGCGATGCACCCGCTGTCGGCCGTCGCCCACTGCAAGCTGGTCTCGACGAAACCACCGCACCGCCAGTTGACGCTCGACTTGCTGACGGAATGGCTGGCGCAGCGCGTCAACCTGCCGCTGTTTCGCATCGACCCGCTGAAGGTGGATTTCACGCGCGTGGCGGACGTGATGTCGGCCAGCTACGCGGCGCGCTTCAACATCCTGCCGGTGGAGATCACGGCCGACGTGTTGACGGTAGCCACCGCCGACCCGTTCGCGCGCGAATGGGAAGCGGAGATCGCCAAGGTGTCGCGCCGCGCCATCCGCCGCGTGATCGCCAACCCGCTCGACATCGCCCAGTACACCTCGCAGTTCTTCGCGCTGGCCAAGTCGATCAAGGACGCCAACAAGTCCACCGGGCAGGACCTGGCGCTGCGCAACAACTTCGAGCAGCTGGTCGAGATGGGCAAGTCGAACCGCCAGGTGGACGCGAACGACCAGCACGTCATCAACATCGTCGACTGGCTGTGGCAGTACGCGTTCGAGCAGCGCGCCTCGGACATCCACCTGGAACCGAAGCGCGACATCGGCAACATCCGCTTCCGCATCGATGGCGTGCTGCACCAGGTCTACCAGGTACCGGCCGTCGTGATGATCGCGATGACCGCGCGCATCAAGCTGCTGGGCCGGATGGACGTCATCGAAAAGCGCCGCCCGCAGGACGGCCGAATCAAGACGCGCACGGCGGGCGGCCAGGAGATCGAGCTGCGCCTGTCCACGCTGCCGACCGCGTTCGGCGAAAAGCTGGTGATGCGTATCTTCGATCCGGATGTCGTCGTAAAGACCCTGCCCGAACTGGGCTTCCCGCCGGAGGATGCGGCGCGCTGGGACGCGCTGACGCAGCGCCCGCACGGCATCATCCTCGTCACCGGGCCCACCGGGTCAGGCAAGACGACGACCTTGTACACCACGCTGAAGGCGCTGGCGACGTCGGAGGTGAATGTCTGCACGGTGGAAGACCCGATCGAGATGGTGGAGGCGTCGTTCAACCAGATGCAGGTGCAGCCGGGCATCGACCTGTCGTTCGCGGATGGCGTGAAAGCGCTGATGCGGCAGGACCCGGACATCATCATGGTGGGCGAGATCCGCGACCTGGCCACGGCGGAGATGGCGATCCAGGCCGCGCTGACGGGTCACCTGGTGCTGTCCACGCTGCACACCAACGACGCGCCCTCGGCCATCATGCGCCTCTTGGAATTGGGCGTGCCGCACTACCTGCTGGAAGCCACGGTGATCGGCATCATGGCGCAGCGCCTGGTGCGCACCCTGTGCCCGGAATGCAAGACGCCGGACGGCGAAATCCCCGACGACATCTGGGCCGGCATCGGCGGCCCGTGGGACATCCCGAAGCCGGCACCGGTGTACCGCCCGGCCGGCTGCCCGGATTGCCGCCAGACCGGCTACAAGGGCCGCACCGGCATCTACGAGCTGCTGACGGCGTCGCCCGCGTTCAACGAATTGATCGAGGAAGAAACGGACATCGCCGCGCTGCGCCGCCAGGCGGTGGCGGACGGCATGAAGCCGCTGCGCATCGCCGGCGCCTACAAGATCGCGGAAGGCGCGACGACGGTCGAGGAGGTGCTAAAGGCCACGGCCGCGCTGGCGCCTTGA
- a CDS encoding type VI secretion system Vgr family protein, which yields MTDLQALLEAHQSTRLLRLSFPRDDGPQSTLMVNRFEGMEYLSRDFEFKVELLSDDARIELEAMHGKLLCVSLVQADGSLRPFTGYITSFKLVKTDGGVAFYEAVLRPWLAYLRLRKNNRLFHEQGLREQAEAILAGYGGLPVWEWEVAGEQPQFTMATQWDETDHNYLCRRWEAAGYSYWYEHSSEGHTLKVCDDTRLAPPIDGPSPGIRFQRAGGVAEEDAIGDWSPVRQWASTQTAVSGFDFKNPRPVHADSVTVDQPGDVPQLEVHSYEGHYGFKHQSGAFDLSRLRMEEIEARGRLVEAQGNNRRVAPGRSFTLLEHFGESKESEFLILQVHHEASNNYLQGKGAISEYKNRLLCQSKAVPWRPGRGYNSTETKLLAVQTAIVVGAQGQGSLNVDEYGRVKVKFHWDRDESGSCWVRVGSNWAGAEKGLASHPRVGSEVIVQWLDGNPDHPIVTGAVYNQDYMPPWKLPEQRALTGLRSRELTADGGNTPGGRSNHLVLDDTQGQIQAQLKSDHLASQLSLGHISRIEDNAGRKDARGQGFELRTDGHGAVRAQQGLLLSTEARPNARAHITDMPETLERMTQGQDLHDSLSQAAQQAQAHQPGDQDQVIAALRAQVEALKGQGGTPAQGEFPEFQAPHLTLASPAGIETTTQGSTHVMSVEHSAVTSGGHISLSAGKSLLASVKEAVRLFAYKAGMKLVAASADIDITALKDSVNILAKLNITHTANKITITAKEEVVINGGSSFSRWNASGIVHGTSGNWTQHAAHHSFVPAKSEGTPTLPQPMQLEPGKLDLYHQYVNPAGGKKQGIRQGDYTVVDAEGGTHQGTLDGEGFKSVAGLPMGTAMVTYGKDPRDPWDDGSVLGQDAEWPATPLPEGDAPAAPSAEWQASAPGAGLLAAAGAAAGKMKGAAGQLGPVAQAAQKAAGAVQALKQGGAQGLLASAGQAALADAAGKLPGGAAALSAFGALGNKPAAAMPPGVRGSLPHAGSDAAPASLKKLTV from the coding sequence ATGACCGACCTGCAAGCACTGCTGGAAGCCCACCAGAGTACCCGCCTGTTGCGCCTGTCGTTCCCACGGGACGACGGACCGCAATCGACATTGATGGTCAACCGCTTCGAAGGCATGGAATACCTGTCGCGCGACTTCGAGTTCAAGGTGGAACTCCTGAGCGACGACGCCAGGATCGAACTGGAAGCGATGCATGGCAAGCTGCTGTGCGTGTCGCTGGTGCAGGCCGATGGCAGCCTGCGTCCGTTCACGGGTTACATCACCTCGTTCAAGCTGGTCAAGACGGATGGCGGCGTCGCCTTCTACGAAGCCGTGCTGAGGCCATGGCTGGCCTACCTGCGCCTGCGCAAGAACAACCGCCTGTTCCATGAGCAGGGCTTGCGCGAGCAGGCCGAGGCGATCCTCGCCGGCTATGGCGGCTTGCCCGTGTGGGAATGGGAAGTGGCCGGCGAGCAGCCGCAGTTCACCATGGCCACGCAGTGGGACGAGACCGACCACAACTACCTGTGCCGACGCTGGGAAGCGGCGGGCTACAGCTATTGGTACGAACACAGCAGCGAGGGCCACACGCTCAAGGTCTGCGACGACACCCGCCTGGCGCCGCCGATCGATGGCCCGTCACCCGGCATCCGCTTCCAGCGCGCCGGCGGCGTGGCCGAAGAGGACGCGATCGGCGACTGGAGCCCCGTACGCCAGTGGGCGTCGACCCAGACGGCCGTCAGTGGCTTCGACTTCAAGAATCCGCGCCCGGTCCATGCCGACAGCGTCACCGTCGACCAGCCGGGCGACGTGCCGCAGCTGGAGGTGCACAGCTATGAGGGCCATTACGGCTTCAAGCACCAGTCCGGCGCCTTTGACCTGTCGCGCCTGCGCATGGAAGAAATCGAAGCGCGCGGCAGGCTGGTCGAAGCACAAGGCAACAACCGGCGCGTCGCCCCGGGCCGGTCGTTCACGCTGCTCGAGCATTTCGGCGAAAGCAAGGAGAGCGAATTCCTGATCCTGCAGGTGCATCACGAAGCCAGCAACAACTACCTGCAAGGCAAGGGTGCGATCTCCGAATACAAGAACCGCCTGCTGTGCCAGAGCAAGGCTGTGCCCTGGCGCCCGGGACGCGGCTACAACAGCACGGAGACCAAGCTGCTGGCCGTGCAAACCGCCATCGTCGTCGGTGCGCAAGGCCAGGGCAGCCTGAACGTGGACGAGTACGGTCGCGTCAAGGTCAAGTTCCACTGGGACCGCGACGAAAGCGGCAGCTGCTGGGTGCGGGTCGGCAGCAACTGGGCCGGCGCCGAGAAGGGCCTGGCCAGTCACCCGCGGGTCGGCTCGGAAGTGATCGTGCAATGGCTCGACGGCAATCCCGACCACCCCATCGTCACCGGCGCCGTCTACAACCAGGACTATATGCCGCCATGGAAGCTGCCCGAGCAGCGCGCGCTGACGGGTCTGCGCAGCCGCGAGCTGACGGCCGACGGCGGCAACACGCCGGGCGGGCGCAGCAATCACCTGGTGCTGGACGACACCCAAGGCCAGATCCAGGCCCAGCTCAAGAGCGACCATCTGGCCAGCCAGCTGAGCCTCGGCCATATCAGCCGCATCGAAGACAATGCCGGCCGCAAGGACGCGCGCGGCCAGGGCTTCGAGCTGCGTACCGACGGCCATGGCGCGGTACGCGCGCAGCAGGGCCTGCTGCTCAGCACCGAAGCACGGCCGAACGCGCGCGCCCACATCACGGATATGCCCGAGACGCTGGAGCGGATGACGCAGGGCCAGGACCTGCACGACAGCCTGTCGCAGGCCGCGCAGCAGGCGCAGGCGCACCAGCCGGGCGACCAGGACCAGGTGATCGCCGCGCTGCGGGCGCAGGTCGAGGCCCTGAAAGGCCAAGGCGGCACGCCGGCGCAAGGCGAGTTCCCGGAATTCCAGGCGCCGCACCTGACCTTGGCCAGCCCCGCCGGCATCGAAACGACTACGCAGGGTTCCACCCACGTGATGAGCGTGGAGCACAGCGCGGTGACCAGCGGCGGCCACATCAGCCTGAGCGCGGGCAAGAGCCTGCTCGCCAGCGTCAAGGAAGCGGTGCGCCTGTTTGCCTACAAGGCCGGCATGAAGCTGGTGGCGGCCAGTGCCGACATCGACATCACGGCCTTGAAGGACAGCGTCAACATCCTGGCCAAGCTCAACATCACCCATACCGCCAACAAGATCACGATCACGGCCAAGGAAGAGGTGGTGATCAACGGCGGCTCCAGCTTCAGCCGCTGGAACGCTTCGGGGATCGTCCACGGCACCAGCGGCAACTGGACGCAACATGCGGCGCACCACAGTTTCGTCCCCGCCAAGAGCGAGGGCACGCCCACCTTGCCGCAGCCCATGCAGCTGGAGCCGGGTAAGCTCGACCTCTATCACCAGTACGTGAATCCGGCAGGCGGCAAGAAGCAAGGCATCCGGCAAGGCGACTACACGGTCGTCGATGCCGAAGGCGGCACGCACCAGGGCACGCTCGATGGCGAGGGCTTTAAGAGCGTGGCCGGCCTGCCGATGGGCACGGCCATGGTCACCTACGGCAAGGACCCGCGCGATCCGTGGGACGATGGCAGCGTGCTTGGCCAGGATGCCGAGTGGCCGGCAACGCCGCTGCCCGAGGGCGACGCCCCTGCTGCGCCTTCGGCCGAATGGCAGGCGTCCGCGCCCGGGGCCGGGCTGCTGGCTGCCGCCGGTGCCGCGGCAGGCAAGATGAAGGGCGCGGCGGGCCAACTCGGCCCGGTGGCGCAGGCCGCGCAGAAGGCTGCTGGAGCCGTGCAGGCGCTGAAACAAGGCGGCGCGCAAGGCTTGCTGGCGTCGGCCGGACAGGCGGCCTTGGCGGACGCGGCGGGCAAACTTCCGGGCGGCGCGGCGGCCTTGAGCGCTTTTGGTGCGCTGGGCAACAAGCCGGCCGCTGCCATGCCGCCGGGCGTGCGTGGTTCGCTGCCGCACGCCGGCTCCGATGCAGCACCGGCGTCTTTGAAAAAGCTCACCGTCTAA
- a CDS encoding RHS repeat-associated core domain-containing protein — protein sequence MTEPTHKPAERAPEVAVAPLNTIDQQDVGAAAAAFDKWLRKISHDYVTLERLSTVAGSLPVIGNIMALIDVIMDVVGIIQKYIDKGKDKVDFLAWVSLGINLIGVIPLPATAAARMSLRPALHLARQKLAMGFKDVGATLVEVLAVNLNAKLAGELDTFIDGAMARLSGILDDCARMADGIADDLIKILRRCIGKEPLFEIASPAEVEHKLHDHKVQSSWRRMLGALDRHYKKAANYAAATAARQLPQSAVAGVTVIITHLTNFKPAFRAQLTALADEKAQMSIKWILLRLRDAVVKHKKRHAVLVPSAKGAQHKKDNPGHELEVVNKQHPATGDANQCKLCPAKAATAHSISFATGAETFTHTDFVLDAPLPIEWSRTYRSQLIAYDSGNLGARWLTPYSTRIDVIGQGKPTGLLYHAADGRSHRYPWLAVGEKHHDPVEQITLTRMSVTLLTLDFGKPLPEGQPSPWRETYELTDTVRSKAAEIGKQHFRLIAIHAKDGAALGLRYDHVANGEAVLSDIISKQGDAIVAHAGTQVDANGHIVALWEIKEGQLVRQLSAYDYNEHGDLIYAQEENAAAWHYQYDRHLVTRYTDRTGRGINLAYDTSIDSGANAKAIREWADDGSHDTRLEWDKNIRLTYVTDALGNETRYYYDIAGYTYRTIYADGLEEWFYRDNAKNVIRHIHTDGNSEHFRYDDHGNLLTHTRADGSQVHFEYDAQHRITGILDPEGGTWKRDYDAKGHLVEEIDPLGNKTQYAYDKAGRPVEVTDAKGGVKKLAYTPDGQLASYTDCSGHSTQWQYDERKRLIKSFDAAGNITRYRYTPVSAEALTLALSEETGNHPGQLEAVIHPDGSEEQLRHDAEGRLLAHIDALQRTTRYRYTAAGLIAQRTDALGHSLRYRWDALGRLSALENENGSVYRFQYDPVGRLLQEQGFDGKATEYRYHEGTGVLAETVEAGVTTRLEFDAMGRLMQRRAAAPGQSEQIETFAYYASGQLADAKNEHARLQWFYDPAGNLVREHQHYHGPFHPDKRTAVWHHRYDELNQRIGTTRPDGHRIDWLTYGAGHVHGLLLDGQEVVSFERNALYQETARIQANGLLQTMKYDPAGRLIEQQLGRKNMEFHPDPYRPDAQVGMQAAIQRRYRYDRSGQLTSIDDTRRGHIEYRYDPIGRLLAANSAMGHETFAFDPAGNIQVPDTTQQHQSIATRVSLPKVLDNLLKEYAGTSYRYDDRGNLIERMHNGQRDTFEWDAFNRMARAATRSGVISFAYDPLGRRIAKHSQGLNGTGLRQATRTMYGWDGNTLALESRVHYGHINDERTVHYVYERDSFVPLVHVTRNRTLQLAPTTDVKALMARNDGKYDIALDPLWNGEYEQEAEPFGKDEIAFYQCDHLGTPQELTDCAGNVAWSAQYEAWGRAKEAISKAAYKAGMFNPIRFQGQYLDEETGLHYNRYRYYDPNGSRFVSQDPIRLSGGNNLQQYAPNPTEWVDTLGLHRSSSRVGSESGSGAASPCYETLYRGDSRGGVAWMKSHGARNSGYMSAVNQTHLSDQDVLMKQHARDSVTPPSPYISVTSDPRVAEYFATNGGTTPGVVYTLKVKCGRGIQNKFNNLAVPAGPGGKLISEAEWLIPGYIRPSEVVGRRKVP from the coding sequence ATGACCGAACCCACGCATAAACCTGCCGAGCGCGCGCCCGAGGTCGCCGTCGCACCACTGAACACGATCGACCAGCAAGACGTCGGCGCGGCGGCGGCTGCCTTCGACAAATGGCTGCGCAAGATCAGCCACGATTACGTCACGCTCGAGCGCCTCAGCACCGTGGCTGGCAGCCTGCCGGTCATCGGCAACATTATGGCGCTGATCGACGTCATCATGGACGTGGTTGGAATCATCCAGAAATACATCGACAAAGGGAAAGACAAAGTCGATTTCCTGGCATGGGTCAGCCTGGGCATCAACCTGATCGGCGTGATCCCCCTGCCGGCAACGGCTGCGGCGCGCATGAGCCTGCGCCCTGCCTTGCACCTGGCTCGGCAAAAGCTGGCCATGGGTTTCAAGGATGTCGGCGCCACGCTGGTCGAGGTGCTGGCCGTGAACCTCAACGCGAAACTGGCCGGCGAGCTCGACACCTTTATCGACGGCGCGATGGCCAGGCTCTCCGGCATCCTGGACGATTGCGCCAGGATGGCCGACGGCATTGCCGACGACCTGATCAAGATCCTCAGGCGCTGCATCGGCAAGGAACCGCTATTCGAGATCGCCTCGCCGGCGGAGGTGGAACACAAGCTGCACGACCACAAGGTGCAGAGCAGCTGGCGCCGCATGCTGGGTGCGCTGGACCGGCATTACAAGAAGGCCGCAAACTATGCCGCAGCCACCGCGGCGCGCCAGCTGCCGCAGAGCGCGGTCGCTGGCGTGACAGTCATCATCACGCACCTGACCAACTTCAAGCCCGCGTTCCGCGCCCAGCTCACGGCCCTGGCCGACGAAAAGGCGCAGATGAGCATCAAGTGGATCCTGCTGCGCCTGCGCGACGCCGTCGTCAAGCACAAGAAGCGCCATGCGGTGCTGGTGCCGTCCGCCAAGGGCGCGCAGCACAAGAAGGACAACCCCGGCCACGAGCTGGAGGTCGTCAACAAGCAACACCCGGCCACGGGCGACGCCAATCAATGCAAGCTGTGCCCCGCCAAGGCCGCCACCGCCCACTCCATCAGCTTCGCCACCGGCGCCGAAACGTTCACGCATACCGACTTCGTGTTGGATGCGCCGCTGCCAATCGAGTGGAGCCGCACCTATCGCAGCCAGCTGATCGCCTACGACAGCGGCAACCTGGGCGCGCGCTGGCTGACGCCGTACAGCACCCGCATCGACGTCATCGGCCAAGGCAAGCCCACTGGCCTGCTTTACCACGCCGCCGATGGCCGCAGCCACCGCTATCCCTGGCTGGCGGTCGGCGAAAAGCATCACGATCCGGTCGAGCAGATCACGTTGACGCGCATGAGTGTCACGCTGCTCACGCTTGATTTCGGCAAGCCGCTGCCCGAAGGCCAACCAAGCCCGTGGCGAGAGACCTATGAATTGACCGACACGGTACGCAGCAAGGCGGCCGAAATAGGCAAGCAGCACTTCCGCCTGATCGCCATTCACGCCAAGGACGGCGCAGCCCTGGGCCTGCGCTACGACCACGTGGCCAATGGCGAGGCGGTGCTCAGCGACATCATCAGCAAGCAAGGCGACGCCATCGTCGCCCATGCCGGCACCCAAGTCGACGCCAATGGCCACATCGTCGCGCTGTGGGAAATCAAGGAAGGCCAGCTGGTGCGCCAACTGTCCGCCTACGACTACAACGAGCACGGCGACCTGATCTACGCCCAGGAAGAAAACGCGGCCGCCTGGCACTACCAGTACGACCGCCACCTCGTCACCCGCTACACCGACCGCACGGGTCGCGGCATCAACCTGGCCTACGACACCAGTATCGACAGCGGCGCCAATGCGAAAGCGATCCGCGAGTGGGCCGACGACGGCAGCCACGACACGCGGTTAGAGTGGGACAAGAACATCCGCCTGACCTACGTCACCGACGCGTTGGGCAACGAAACCCGCTACTACTACGACATCGCCGGCTACACCTACCGCACCATCTACGCGGACGGCCTGGAAGAATGGTTCTACCGCGACAATGCGAAAAACGTCATCCGCCATATCCACACCGACGGCAACAGCGAGCATTTCCGTTACGACGACCACGGCAACCTGCTGACGCACACCCGAGCAGACGGCAGCCAGGTCCATTTCGAATACGACGCCCAACACCGCATTACCGGCATCCTCGACCCCGAAGGCGGCACGTGGAAGCGCGACTACGATGCCAAAGGCCACTTGGTCGAGGAAATCGACCCGCTCGGCAACAAGACCCAATACGCCTACGACAAGGCTGGCCGCCCCGTCGAAGTCACCGATGCCAAGGGCGGCGTCAAGAAGCTCGCTTACACCCCGGACGGCCAGCTCGCCAGCTACACCGATTGCTCCGGCCACAGCACCCAGTGGCAATACGACGAGCGCAAGCGCCTCATCAAAAGCTTCGACGCCGCCGGCAACATCACGCGCTACCGCTACACGCCAGTCAGCGCCGAAGCGCTGACCTTGGCGCTCAGCGAAGAAACCGGCAATCACCCAGGCCAGCTCGAAGCCGTCATCCACCCCGACGGCAGCGAAGAGCAGTTGCGCCACGACGCCGAAGGCCGTCTGCTGGCGCACATCGACGCCCTGCAACGCACCACCAGGTACCGCTACACGGCGGCCGGCCTGATCGCGCAGCGCACCGACGCGCTGGGACACAGCCTGCGCTACCGCTGGGACGCGCTGGGCCGTCTGTCCGCGCTGGAAAACGAAAACGGCAGCGTCTACCGATTCCAATACGACCCGGTGGGCCGCCTGCTGCAGGAGCAGGGCTTCGATGGCAAAGCGACCGAGTACCGCTACCACGAAGGAACTGGCGTGCTGGCGGAAACGGTCGAAGCCGGCGTGACCACACGTCTCGAGTTCGACGCCATGGGCAGGCTCATGCAGCGGCGCGCCGCCGCGCCAGGCCAGTCCGAGCAAATCGAAACCTTCGCCTACTACGCCAGCGGCCAACTGGCCGACGCAAAAAACGAACACGCCCGGCTGCAATGGTTCTACGACCCCGCCGGCAACCTGGTACGCGAGCACCAGCACTATCACGGCCCATTCCACCCCGACAAACGCACGGCGGTCTGGCACCACCGCTACGACGAACTGAACCAACGTATCGGCACCACCCGCCCGGACGGCCACCGCATCGACTGGCTGACCTATGGCGCCGGCCACGTGCACGGCTTGCTGCTCGATGGGCAAGAAGTCGTGTCCTTCGAGCGCAACGCGCTGTATCAGGAAACCGCCCGTATCCAGGCCAACGGCTTGCTGCAAACGATGAAGTACGACCCGGCCGGCCGGCTGATCGAACAGCAGCTGGGCCGGAAGAACATGGAGTTCCACCCTGACCCATATCGTCCCGATGCGCAAGTCGGCATGCAAGCGGCAATCCAGCGGCGCTACCGCTACGACCGCTCCGGCCAGCTGACGAGTATCGACGACACCCGGCGCGGGCATATCGAATATCGCTACGACCCGATTGGCCGGCTGCTGGCGGCAAACAGCGCGATGGGGCATGAGACCTTTGCGTTCGACCCTGCTGGCAATATCCAGGTGCCCGACACTACGCAGCAACACCAGAGCATTGCCACCCGCGTCTCGCTTCCTAAGGTGCTGGACAACCTGCTCAAGGAATACGCTGGCACCAGCTACCGCTACGACGATCGCGGTAACCTCATTGAACGGATGCACAATGGACAGCGCGATACGTTCGAGTGGGATGCTTTCAACCGGATGGCACGCGCCGCTACTAGGTCCGGCGTCATCTCCTTTGCCTACGATCCGTTGGGGCGGCGCATCGCTAAGCACAGCCAGGGGCTGAATGGAACTGGCCTGCGGCAAGCGACCCGGACCATGTACGGCTGGGATGGCAATACGTTGGCGTTGGAGAGCAGGGTCCACTACGGCCATATAAACGACGAGCGGACGGTCCACTATGTGTACGAACGCGATAGCTTCGTGCCGCTGGTACATGTCACGCGAAACCGAACTCTGCAACTGGCACCTACAACCGATGTCAAAGCGCTGATGGCGCGAAACGATGGCAAATACGACATTGCGCTCGATCCGCTATGGAACGGCGAATATGAGCAGGAAGCCGAGCCGTTTGGCAAAGATGAGATCGCGTTCTATCAATGCGACCATCTCGGCACGCCTCAGGAATTGACGGATTGCGCAGGCAACGTCGCGTGGTCGGCACAGTACGAGGCATGGGGACGAGCAAAAGAAGCAATCAGCAAAGCAGCCTACAAGGCCGGGATGTTTAACCCAATCCGCTTCCAGGGACAATATCTCGATGAAGAAACAGGGTTGCACTACAACCGGTATAGATACTACGATCCCAATGGAAGTAGGTTCGTTAGCCAAGATCCAATTCGACTAAGTGGCGGCAATAACCTCCAGCAATACGCTCCAAACCCTACCGAATGGGTTGACACACTTGGGCTCCATCGCTCCAGCTCAAGGGTCGGTAGTGAGAGCGGCTCGGGAGCAGCCTCACCTTGCTATGAAACTCTTTATCGAGGTGACAGTCGAGGCGGCGTCGCCTGGATGAAATCCCATGGAGCCAGGAACAGCGGCTATATGTCAGCCGTGAATCAGACGCATCTTTCAGATCAAGACGTTTTGATGAAACAGCATGCCCGAGATAGCGTGACTCCGCCATCCCCGTATATTTCTGTAACGTCAGACCCACGTGTCGCCGAATACTTCGCCACGAATGGGGGTACGACGCCGGGCGTGGTCTACACGCTGAAAGTGAAGTGCGGCAGAGGCATACAGAACAAATTTAACAATTTGGCTGTGCCAGCTGGTCCGGGTGGTAAGCTCATCTCTGAGGCAGAGTGGCTGATACCTGGCTATATTCGCCCAAGCGAAGTCGTAGGAAGGAGAAAAGTGCCATGA